TAGCACAACGCGTTATAATAAATAGATATTGCGACAGTTTAGGAGTTTGAACATCACTAACTAATCTACAGGATTATTTTAAATATAATATTTCATTTATCTATTTTTTATACATTAATAATTCTTATCTATTAATATTTATTAATTTTTTCTTTTCAATTATCCATAAAAAAAGCCTGTGGGTAATGAACCTCCCACAGACTAAGTAATCAAATTTCATGTTTGCAATATTATCCAAAAAACTTAACTTATATTCTAAACCTATCTACTAAGATATTATATTTAAATAAATTAATTATTACTTTAAATAAGGTCCATCCTCTCCAAGCTTACCTGGTCCATCTAATACATAAATTCTAGCATTAGCTGTTCCACTACATTCAATAGTTAAACTACCATTAGTCACTTCTTTGATGTCTCCAGTTATTGCATCAACATAAGTTCCATTTGGAATTCTATTAAAAGTTGCATCTCCAGCGATTTTCACAAGTACGAAACTATCTGTATCTTTATCGGTGAACCTTCTCTTAAAGGCTATATTTCCATCTACCCCTTCAGTAGAATATTGTCCTTTCTGTAAAGCTGGGATTCTACGTCTGATTATATTTAATCTTCTTACATGCTGTGCTAATGGATGATTTAAAGTATCAGCTATTTCTCCACTGGCATCAGTATATTCACCAAAATCTGTAGCATCTACATCACCTTCAATATGATCACCAAAATAAGCTCTTCCTGAATCCTCTAATTTCATTTCATAAGGATTCCCATCAATCTGTTCTCCTGCTTTAAATAAGATTTCATTCCCATAGAAAATAGTTGGGATTCCTCTCCAAGTAAACATTAATGTCCAGTTCTCTGCCATAGTATCTTGATCATCAGTTCTTTTATAATGACTATTTCCGATCTCAAAAGGACTATAATCATGAGATTCCACATAAGTTACATTCCAAGTAGCATCATTGGTATATTGATCACCATTACGTACATTAAAAGCATTACCAGCATTTTGGAAATTCCAATGCATTCTAAAGTCAATTACACCCATTCCCGATGCTTTAGAATAATCTGGTTGATGGTATTGATTAGCATTAGGTCCAGTCAATAAATGATTATCACTAGTTGGCTGACCTCCTGTACCTATTTCTTCAGCAAGATTATAGCCTTCTAATGCAGCATACCAATCTCTCTCACTATATAAATCCCCATAAGAACTACTACCTTTTGGTTCTTTCCAAGTATAGAAAGGTTGAGATATTGGTGGATGAGCTTTATTCCAGACTTCACCTACTCTAACACAGACCTCACCAAACATATAGAAATCATCTTTTCCTCTAACTTCTTTTGCCTTTTGATTAAAAGCTGGATTGAAGTGGCGATTAAACATCACCCTACTAATATGCTTAACTGTATCAACTCTAAATCCATCTACTCCCATCTCAATATATCGATTATAAGTATCCATCAAGTAATCTTGAACTTTTTTACTTTCCGTATTCAAATCTATACAATCACCATGTATACTACCAGCTTGAACATCATAGGCCTCCCAGTTTCCTAAGAAGAAGAGGTGGTAAATTTCAGGATCTAACATATTGGCCGAATCTCCTGACCATTGATACTCATAGATTGGCCATCCTTCTGGACTATAGTATTGAGTTTTCTTACCCCAACGATCTAAATCTGGCTTTAAATTATCTACTGGCAACCAAGCTAATTCTTTGGCATTCTGTTGTAGATACCTGTAATCTTCTAGATAGCTATCATCAGCAAGCCAAGGCATCTGCTCAAGAGTTGGTTTCTCCTTCTGATATACATCTCCATTGTAAAAGTTCTTTCCTGATAATGGTTCTACACTTATACCATCATATTCAAAATCTGGATTATACTCATCATAATAATCAGCTTCTCCACCAAACCTTGCCGAGCCCCAATCTGGGTCATGAGCATCTCCCCATAAAATTCTTCGGTGTAAATTCTTCTCTCCATATCTACTACTATGATTTAACACAATATCTTGAATAACTTTCAGCCCCTTGTCATGGGCTGCATCAATAAAGTCTTGATAGGTAGCTCCTGGTGATTCTAACCTTCCATCTATCTCAGTCATATCCCAGGCATGATAACCATGGTAATCAGAATCACTTCTATTCAGTACTGGAGGAGTAATCCAAATAGCACTAAATCCTAAAGCTTTGATATAATCTAATTTTTCAATTAAACCTGCAAAATCTCCACGCCATGAAGGATCATTGTTATTATCATTCCCAGCATTTAAACCAGCTCTAGTATAACGATTATTACTAGAATCCCCATCATAAAAACGAGCTGTCATTAAGAAGTAAATTGTCTCTTCTCTAAAATCAGTTCTATCTGGAGGTGGTGGTAACTCTCCAATAGAGTATATAAATTTATACTCTTTTTTGTTTCCAGCAGCATCAACAGCTAAAGCTCTGATCCTCATACTATCATTGACCTCAATTATCTCTCCATTATATAGATAATCTGGATCCGCTAATGGCTCACTTCCATCAGCTGTATAGTACAATTTTGGTTCTGGATCTTCATTATCATCAATATCTAAAGTTAGCTCTATTGGATCAATATAACGCTTTGGCTCCTTGCTAGGTGTAATAACTGGTGCCTCAAAATCATTCCTCGGCTCTTCCCATTTAATTGGTAGATTCCCTAAATCAATTCCACTAGCTGACATATCGACAGTTACAACAGTCGAACGTCCAGGATAAAGAACTAGTTTACCTTTCTTTACAATCTCTCCATCTATCTTTACCATTAAAGGATAATGATTAGCTGCTATTCCTTGCTCAAAATTAGCTATAGAATTTTCAAAGTCAATATCTGCTTTAATAGCTTCTGAAGTAGCACTAGCTAAGACGACTTCTCCTAAATTACCTGCTGGCAAGTTCTCTAACTCTACAGATAAAGCCTCAGCTGCTGTTAATTTAAGCTCCATCTCTATTAAAGTATTTTTTGCTGCTGCTATAGTAGCACTAGCTTCACCTCGATAAGCAGCATAACCATCTTCATCCTTAGCAATAACTTTTATATCATAGCTAGCACCTTCAGTTACTTCACTAAATTCAAAGGATATTTCTTCAGCAACAGCTGTATCCTGTTGATGTTTATCATTAGGATCATCTTGATTAGTTGCAGTAATGAATACTTTACCACCTTCTAATTTGACATCATCAGTTATTGTCTGCAATAATTCAGTTGGAATATTAATAGCTATATTTAATTTTCCTATACCTTTGCTACCCTTATCCCCATCAGAACTACATCCTAGTAACAAAAACAAGGTCAATAGAGATAATAAGAATAATACTAACTTCTTATTTCTTAATAAATTCATAGTATTCTCCTTCCATTTTAATTTTTAAGTCCCATTCTCCATTTTTACTTTTTTATTAGATAAAGTAAATTTAGATATCTGTTCACTAATAAAAGAGGAGACTAAGTCTCCCCTTTAAATTAGCTAATAAACTAGACTAAACTGCTCAATTAATTTCCTACTCTAGCCATAGAAGCAGTAATATTATCATAATCTTCTTTTTCAAAAGA
Above is a window of Orenia marismortui DSM 5156 DNA encoding:
- a CDS encoding alpha-amylase family glycosyl hydrolase, whose product is MNLLRNKKLVLFLLSLLTLFLLLGCSSDGDKGSKGIGKLNIAINIPTELLQTITDDVKLEGGKVFITATNQDDPNDKHQQDTAVAEEISFEFSEVTEGASYDIKVIAKDEDGYAAYRGEASATIAAAKNTLIEMELKLTAAEALSVELENLPAGNLGEVVLASATSEAIKADIDFENSIANFEQGIAANHYPLMVKIDGEIVKKGKLVLYPGRSTVVTVDMSASGIDLGNLPIKWEEPRNDFEAPVITPSKEPKRYIDPIELTLDIDDNEDPEPKLYYTADGSEPLADPDYLYNGEIIEVNDSMRIRALAVDAAGNKKEYKFIYSIGELPPPPDRTDFREETIYFLMTARFYDGDSSNNRYTRAGLNAGNDNNNDPSWRGDFAGLIEKLDYIKALGFSAIWITPPVLNRSDSDYHGYHAWDMTEIDGRLESPGATYQDFIDAAHDKGLKVIQDIVLNHSSRYGEKNLHRRILWGDAHDPDWGSARFGGEADYYDEYNPDFEYDGISVEPLSGKNFYNGDVYQKEKPTLEQMPWLADDSYLEDYRYLQQNAKELAWLPVDNLKPDLDRWGKKTQYYSPEGWPIYEYQWSGDSANMLDPEIYHLFFLGNWEAYDVQAGSIHGDCIDLNTESKKVQDYLMDTYNRYIEMGVDGFRVDTVKHISRVMFNRHFNPAFNQKAKEVRGKDDFYMFGEVCVRVGEVWNKAHPPISQPFYTWKEPKGSSSYGDLYSERDWYAALEGYNLAEEIGTGGQPTSDNHLLTGPNANQYHQPDYSKASGMGVIDFRMHWNFQNAGNAFNVRNGDQYTNDATWNVTYVESHDYSPFEIGNSHYKRTDDQDTMAENWTLMFTWRGIPTIFYGNEILFKAGEQIDGNPYEMKLEDSGRAYFGDHIEGDVDATDFGEYTDASGEIADTLNHPLAQHVRRLNIIRRRIPALQKGQYSTEGVDGNIAFKRRFTDKDTDSFVLVKIAGDATFNRIPNGTYVDAITGDIKEVTNGSLTIECSGTANARIYVLDGPGKLGEDGPYLK